One region of Engraulis encrasicolus isolate BLACKSEA-1 unplaced genomic scaffold, IST_EnEncr_1.0 scaffold_69_np1212, whole genome shotgun sequence genomic DNA includes:
- the LOC134444738 gene encoding major histocompatibility complex class I-related gene protein-like, translated as MCCICSLYFTLGIQSLQTIFGCDMLDHNTPGRMIYNESFNGHSGDQVYFSINDKAFETLYRWIPFVNKQLAMVVSDIYQPICLSGLHEMLKIHRNNVMRKVKPRVRLLQKALPDTGGVRVTCLATGFYPRHINLTLLRDGQPVAEQQISGGELLPNGDGSYQMRKSLEVSTEELQHHQYTCTAQHLSLDNKIDIPLGEEEDDEDDDEF; from the exons ATGTGCTGTATTTGTTCTTTATACTTCACCTTAGGCATTCAGTCCCTCCAAACTATATTTGGCTGTGACATGCTGGACCATAATACACCAGGCAGGATGATCTATAATGAGTCTTTCAATGGACACAGCGGAGACCAGGTTTACTTCAGCATCAATGACAAGGCCTTTGAAACACTCTACCGATGGATACCTTTTGTCAATAAACAATTGGCAATGGTGGTCTCAGACATTTATCAACCAATATGCCTCTCAGGACTTCATGAGATGCTGAAGATTCACAGGAATAATGTGATGAGGAAAG TCAAGCCCCGAGTCAGGCTTCTGCAAAAGGCCCTCCCAGACACTGGAGGTGTGAGAGTGACGTGCCTGGCTACTGGTTTCTACCCGCGCCACATCAACCTGACCCTGCTGAGAGACGGCCAGCCTGTGGCTGAGCAGCAGATCAGTGGGGGGGAGCTGCTACCTAACGGAGATGGAAGCTACCAGATGAGGAAGAGCCTGGAGGTCAGCACAGAGGAGCTGCAGCACCACCAGTACACCTGCACAGCTCAACACCTCAGCCTGGACAACAAGATAGACATACCACTaggtgaagaagaggatgatgaggatgatgatgagtttTAG